One stretch of Rhodospirillales bacterium DNA includes these proteins:
- the ftsA gene encoding cell division protein FtsA, whose protein sequence is MRSGRLAALDVGTTKIACLIAEPAMEGDLRIVGFGHHESYGVRRGNIVDLDAAETAIRATVEAAERMAGENIREVVVNVTAGVPRSRLIPHEVAIAGHEIGDVDLRRILDSSAILHEIPEDHDVLHAVPVGYSVDSTRGVRDPRGMFGQRLGVNLHVISAASGPVRNLATCIYRCHLDIAKKVVSPYAAALGSLNGDEADLGVTVIDMGGGTTTFAVFFDGEVIHTDTISVGGAQVTSDIARGLSTPLVQAERIKTLFGSCVPSPTDNRFVIEVPPMGEEPTGEPSQIPRTNLVGIIAPRMEEIFEMVRSGLEDAGFDRLSGRLVVLTGGACQLPGAAELAGKILDRQVRIGRPRPMPGLPDAASGPAFATAMGLLRYAAENTAEADTTLYQPAEKLPGRFGRLGHWLRENF, encoded by the coding sequence ATGCGCAGCGGGCGTCTCGCCGCGCTCGACGTGGGCACGACCAAGATCGCCTGCCTGATCGCAGAGCCGGCGATGGAGGGGGACCTCCGCATCGTCGGCTTCGGGCACCACGAGTCCTATGGGGTGCGCCGCGGCAACATTGTCGACCTCGACGCCGCGGAGACGGCGATTCGAGCGACCGTCGAGGCGGCGGAACGGATGGCCGGAGAGAACATCCGGGAGGTCGTGGTCAACGTCACCGCCGGCGTGCCGCGCTCGCGCCTGATCCCCCACGAGGTGGCGATCGCCGGCCACGAGATCGGCGACGTCGATCTCCGCCGCATTCTCGACAGCTCCGCCATCCTTCACGAGATTCCCGAAGACCACGACGTGCTGCACGCGGTGCCGGTCGGGTACAGCGTCGACAGCACGCGCGGCGTCCGTGATCCGCGCGGCATGTTCGGCCAGCGCCTCGGCGTCAACCTGCACGTCATCAGCGCCGCGAGCGGGCCGGTGCGCAACCTCGCCACCTGCATCTACCGCTGCCACCTCGACATCGCCAAGAAGGTGGTGTCGCCCTACGCTGCGGCGCTCGGCAGCCTCAACGGCGATGAGGCGGATCTCGGCGTCACCGTCATCGACATGGGCGGCGGCACCACGACGTTCGCCGTGTTCTTCGACGGCGAGGTCATCCACACCGACACGATCTCGGTCGGGGGCGCACAGGTCACCAGCGACATCGCCCGCGGCCTGTCGACGCCGCTGGTGCAGGCGGAACGCATCAAGACGTTGTTCGGGAGTTGCGTCCCGTCGCCGACGGACAACCGCTTTGTCATCGAGGTGCCGCCGATGGGCGAAGAACCGACGGGGGAGCCAAGCCAGATACCGCGCACCAATCTGGTTGGGATCATCGCCCCGCGGATGGAGGAGATCTTCGAGATGGTGCGCTCGGGGCTGGAGGACGCCGGTTTCGACCGGCTATCCGGGCGCCTGGTGGTCCTCACCGGCGGCGCCTGTCAGCTTCCCGGCGCGGCGGAGCTGGCGGGCAAGATTTTGGACAGGCAGGTGCGCATCGGCCGACCGCGGCCGATGCCGGGCCTGCCGGACGCGGCGTCAGGGCCGGCCTTCGCCACGGCGATGGGTTTGCTGCGTTACGCCGCCGAGAACACCGCGGAGGCCGACACGACCCTCTACCAACCCGCGGAAAAACTGCCGGGCCGCTTCGGCCGGCTCGGCCACTGGCTGCGAGAGAACTTCTAG